One part of the Gossypium raimondii isolate GPD5lz chromosome 1, ASM2569854v1, whole genome shotgun sequence genome encodes these proteins:
- the LOC128041382 gene encoding kinesin-like protein KIN-14F, which translates to METAWIEGKVLTLDESEAGELDGRRLALVGKIIADKPLSKGGVQGVFRRVWGEWRDFTITELSENTFLFTFKEARAAEQILEDGPWSVMGYCICLHRWQPGLTLDELDFSQVAYWVQVHGLSLDQMSPKNAKKVGDQIGKVLEIEDPISSHGIRRGFFRIRVLIDVSKPLPSGFWASRAGKSNIWVSFKYEHLADFCYRCGCVGHVEFHCDKDTVMSIPDPSLPKYGPWMRANPSVSSMKALAEMEKAPHKAKQVMASRRYQAAEWLRQMDQVAMEFLPKDPSEEEFRRALCNGFILCNVLNKVNPGAVPKVVKASMTSSEAAESPNQDSENMRNFLAAVKDKQLLAFETSDMEKGGSINKVVDCILCLKGYHEWKKAGGVGVWRYGGTVKITSSPNELPNALTATERAADESGEELELSKYEQLREFIQLSNKASIEESKTTNALTFLFDRFGLWLLQAYLTDGNMDEEFPLNAMVIDAFLSKIVNNFSTLLVSQGIKLGLFLKKILKADDGPVSKSDFIEATSDYIDKRSNLQAATDISKAYICIGNNEVVLNSVCRSPGRVEILTDLIQRHIEDLKLFFRETRLEVRKFHSYWEADIKRLEHHVRDLEVASSSYLKILQENQMLFNEVLDLKGKIRIYCRVRPILPGESKDQSTVDYVGENGSILIVNSLRKGKDSKKVFSFDRVFGPTVSQEQIYTNIQPLIRSVLDGYNVCIFAYGQTGSGKTYTMSGYDLNTKETWGVNFRAICDLFQISKTREDVIEYKVGVQMIEIYNEQVRDLLVIDGSTKRLDIYNNTQLNGLTVPDASWVPVSSTQDVLDLIRIGQKNRIVGPTAFNERSSRSHSILTVHVHGKELVSGSIFKGSLNLVDLAGSERMDKSKVQGDRLKEAQYINRSLSALGDVISALAQKSTHIPYRNSKLTQILQNSLGGHAKTLMLVHISPEPDAIGETISTLKFAERVASIELGAARSNKETDDILELKEEITNLKLALEKKEAEVEQFKVGNAGSITPSQKAKVLRFGISSNFKPETYQRPNDDTKGSEARTVSSAKLRRSKFSSALIGKDISLKVPEERASRLGKPQSPTPPVKRYLSGDKGASTRNKVKFDVVENQPMSKVVVPVKAHGTRSLTPVPEITSTDNNSGVHADHKSDESKLNSLMHSTASSLGKVSQNLKKSSFF; encoded by the exons ATGGAAACTGCCTGGATAGAAGGAAAAGTTTTGACCCTTGATGAAAGTGAGGCTGGAGAGTTAGATGGAAGAAGGTTAGCTTTGGTGGGAAAAATCATAGCAGACAAGCCGCTGAGCAAAGGAGGAGTACAGGGTGTTTTCAGAAGAGTGTGGGGAGAATGGAGAGATTTCACTATCACTGAATTATCTGAGAACACCTTTCTGTTCACCTTCAAGGAAGCAAGAGCAGCTGAACAGATATTGGAGGATGGGCCATGGTCAGTAATGGGGTATTGCATATGTTTGCACCGATGGCAACCAGGGCTTACTCTGGATGAGCTGGATTTCTCACAAGTGGCCTACTGGGTCCAGGTGCATGGCCTCTCATTGGACCAAATGAGCCCCAAAAATGCAAAGAAGGTTGGAGATCAGATAGGCAAGGTGTTGGAAATTGAGGATCCCATATCTTCACATGGAATAAGAAGGGGTTTCTTCAGGATTCGGGTACTAATAGATGTTAGTAAACCACTACCCTCAGGGTTTTGGGCTTCGAGAGCTGGAAAATCTAATATATGGGTCTCATTCAAGTATGAACATTTAGCTGATTTCTGCTACCGCTGCGGTTGCGTAGGCCATGTAGAATTTCACTGTGACAAGGATACAGTGATGTCCATTCCAGATCCTTCACTGCCGAAATATGGGCCATGGATGCGTGCCAACCCAAGTGTCAGTTCTATGAAGGCCTTAGCTGAGATGGAAAAAGCCCCTCATAAAGCCAAGCAAGTCATGG CTTCAAGGAGGTACCAAGCAGCTGAGTGGTTAAGGCAGATGGATCAAGTTGCAATGGAATTCCTGCCCAAAGATCCCTCTGAAGAAGAATTTCGCCGTGCACTTTGCAATGGATTCATTCTTTGCAACGTTCTCAACAAAGTCAATCCCGGTGCTGTTCCTAAG GTGGTGAAAGCTTCTATGACTTCTTCTGAGGCAGCAGAGTCCCCAAATCAGGATTCTGAGAACATGAGGAACTTTCTGGCTGCAGTTAAAGACAAGCAGCTCCTGGCCTTTGAAACATCAGATATGGAAAAG GGTGGGTCAATAAATAAAGTGGTGGATTGCATTCTGTGTCTAAAAGGATATCATGAGTGGAAGAAAGCAGGTGGAGTTGGGGTTTGGAGGTATGGTGGAACTGTAAAGATCACATCCTCCCCAAATGAATTACCAAATGCCTTAACTGCAACTGAAAGAGCTGCTGATGAATCTGGGGAAGAATTGGAATTATCAAAATATGAGCAGCTACGAGAGTTTATCCAGCTCTCTAACAAGGCCTCTATTGAAGAATCCAAAACAACCAATGCTCTAACTTTCCTGTTCGATCGCTTCGGCCTTTGGCTTCTACAGGCTTATCTTACAGATGGCAACATGGATGAAGAGTTTCCCTTGAATGCAATG GTGATTGATGCTTTCCTCAGCAAGATAGTTAATAACTTCTCAACACTTCTAGTTTCTCAAGGAATCAAG CTTGGACtgtttttgaagaaaatattgaaagCTGATGATGGTCCAGTGTCCAAATCTGATTTTATAGAAGCGACCTCAGATTATATTGACAAAAGAAGTAACCTGCAGGCAGCAACTGATATCTCCAAAGCCTACATCTGTATTGGCAATAATGAGGTTGTTCTCAATAGTGTTTGTCGTTCTCCTGGCCGTGTCGAAATACTTACCGATCTTATACAAAGACATATCGAG gatcttaaattattttttcgcGAAACAAGGTTAGAAGTTAGAAAGTTTCATTCATATTGGGAGGCAGATATTAAAAGATTAG AGCATCATGTTAGAGATCTTGAAGTGGCATCTTCTTCTTACCTCAAGATCTTACAAGAGAATCAAATGCTGTTCAATGAAGTGTTAGACCTCAAAG gaaaaataagaatataCTGTCGAGTAAGGCCCATTTTACCAGGGGAATCGAAAGATCAATCAACTGTAGATTATGTTGGAGAAAATGGAAGTATCCTCATTGTCAATTCTttaaggaaaggaaaagattcaaAAAAAGTATTCTCATTTGACAGAGTGTTTGGACCAACTGTTTCTCAAG AACAAATATACACAAACATTCAACCATTGATCAGGTCTGTACTTGATGGTTATAACGTATGCATTTTTGCGTATGGACAAACTGGATCGGGCAAGACATATACCATG AGTGGGTATGACTTGAACACTAAGGAGACATGGGGCGTGAACTTTCGAGCTATATGTGacttatttcaaatatcaaagACTAGAGAAGATGTCATAGAGTACAAAGTTGGGGTccaaatgattgaaatatacAATGAACAAGTGAGAGATTTGCTAGTTATTGATGGCTCTACTAAAAG ATTAGATATATATAACAATACACAATTGAATGGCCTTACTGTTCCTGATGCAAGTTGGGTTCCAGTTTCTAGTACTCAAGATGTTCTTGATTTGATAAGAATTGGCCAAAAGAATCGTATCGTAGGTCCAACTGCATTTAATGAGCGAAGCAGCCGTTCTCATAG CATTTTGACCGTTCACGTTCATGGAAAAGAATTGGTTTCTGGATCGATTTTCAAAGGTTCCCTCAATTTGGTGGACTTGGCTGGGAGTGAAAGAATGGATAAATCGAAAGTTCAAGGCGATAGACTGAAGGAAGCTCAATACATCAACAGATCACTCTCTGCACTTGGAGATGTCATCTCAGCTCTTGCCCAAAAGAGTACACATATTCCTTACAGAAACAGCAAGCTAACTCAAATATTGCAGAACTCTTTAG GTGGGCATGCTAAGACATTAATGCTTGTACATATAAGCCCTGAACCTGATGCCATTGGAGAGACAATTAGCACATTGAAGTTTGCTGAAAGAGTAGCCTCGATAGAACTCGGAGCAGCTCGATCTAACAAAGAAACTGATGACATACTAGAATTGAAAGAAGAG ATAACAAATCTTAAGCTGGCATTGGAGAAGAAAGAAGCTGAAGTAGAACAATTCAAGGTTGGAAATGCTGGAAGCATTACACCATCTCAAAAGGCAAAAGTGCTTAGATTTGGAATCTCTTCCAACTTTAAGCCTGAGACATATCAACGCCCTAATGATGATACTAAAGGCTCTGAG GCCAGGACTGTTTCTTCAGCTAAGCTAAGGCGATCAAAGTTTTCGTCTGCACTCATAGGGAAGGACATATCACTAAAGGTGCCTGAAGAGAGAGCTTCACGTCTTGGAAAGCCTCAGTCACCTACCCCTCCTGTAAAGAGATATTTGTCCGGTGATAAAGGAGCCTCGACGAGAAATAAGGTCAAGTTTGATGTAGTTGAGAACCAACCGATGTCAAAAGTAGTGGTTCCGGTTAAAGCACATGGCACTAGATCTCTCACCCCAGTGCCAGAGATCACATCAACAGATAACAACTCTGGGGTCCATGCAGACCATAAGAGTGATGAAAGTAAATTGAATTCTCTGATGCATTCAACAGCCTCGTCTCTAGGGAAAGTCAGTCAGAACTTGAAGAAGAGCAGTTTCTTTTAA